In Deinococcus proteolyticus MRP, a single genomic region encodes these proteins:
- a CDS encoding putative bifunctional diguanylate cyclase/phosphodiesterase, with amino-acid sequence MYESDPSATLPDTTPPALGVEPEPGSPELMRGWSKLVIQGAMIVLLASVLSLIWSTGDQWDQTVDLPMYGVLIAALVAAMLTLTSRWAQVTLVPLTSWLLLGAVVWLMTKLVLLLTLNTNPQVLLREINESLIWLPTLLGWSLLVSANSYTKPTWPGAVVTLLTLTSVLGGAYWSYHVGVTPEMTASLSQLLLASLLAYLGMQYFTERMHQLRFHEGERKVLSRMAYHDLLTSLPNRRSLEDELARLTAPSSPAFALLFIDVDSFKVVNDTMGHDQGDRLLQLVSESLSAAAPAQAFRLSGDEFVMVLPQAGGEQASELARQLQHDIAERSDRELGLNISLSIGISCFPDDGAAAHELLRHADSAMYAVKREGRGQIKPYQPEQDQATERFQHIAQAIGQGHAPQQDGFYLLYQPIYDLRTGRIVKAEALLRWTHAELGQLSPAEFVPVAEQIGQMPRLGLWVLEEACHEACRWPAGLRVSVNVSAYQLTRADFAAQVRDILARSGLSSAALEIELTETAQLYTDERVEQNLAALDELGVALSIDDFGAGYANLTRLRSLQLSGIKLDRSLTEHLPSGDEFSHLITEAVSALAYHYSLDLTAEGLETQEHVEVVYEMGCSLGQGFALAPPLTAPELHAMFAQPPRRVAAAALKS; translated from the coding sequence ATGTACGAGTCCGACCCTTCCGCCACGTTGCCGGACACCACGCCACCAGCGCTGGGCGTGGAGCCGGAGCCTGGCTCTCCTGAACTGATGCGGGGTTGGTCGAAGCTGGTAATACAGGGGGCAATGATTGTTCTGCTGGCGTCTGTACTGAGCCTGATCTGGTCTACCGGCGACCAGTGGGACCAAACCGTAGACCTGCCCATGTACGGGGTGCTGATAGCCGCATTGGTGGCAGCGATGCTGACGCTGACCAGCCGCTGGGCCCAGGTGACACTGGTGCCGCTGACCTCCTGGCTGCTGCTGGGCGCGGTCGTATGGCTCATGACCAAACTGGTCTTGCTGCTGACCCTCAACACCAACCCCCAGGTGCTGCTGCGCGAGATAAACGAAAGCCTCATCTGGCTGCCTACACTGCTGGGCTGGAGCCTGCTGGTCAGTGCCAACAGCTACACCAAGCCGACGTGGCCCGGCGCCGTGGTGACCCTGCTGACCCTGACCAGCGTGCTGGGCGGCGCCTACTGGTCCTACCACGTGGGTGTGACCCCCGAAATGACAGCCAGCCTCAGCCAGCTGCTGCTTGCGTCCCTGCTGGCTTACCTGGGCATGCAGTATTTCACCGAGCGCATGCATCAGCTGCGCTTCCACGAGGGCGAACGCAAGGTGCTGTCGCGCATGGCCTACCACGACCTGCTGACCAGCCTGCCCAACCGCCGCAGTCTGGAAGACGAGCTGGCGCGCCTGACTGCCCCCAGCAGCCCGGCCTTCGCCCTGCTGTTTATTGACGTGGACTCGTTCAAGGTGGTGAACGACACCATGGGCCACGACCAGGGCGACCGGCTGCTGCAACTGGTTTCGGAGAGCCTGAGCGCAGCGGCTCCAGCGCAGGCCTTTCGGCTGAGCGGCGACGAGTTCGTGATGGTGCTGCCGCAGGCTGGGGGTGAGCAGGCCTCGGAGCTGGCCCGGCAGCTTCAGCACGACATCGCAGAACGCAGCGACCGTGAGCTGGGCCTGAACATCAGCCTCAGCATCGGGATCAGCTGCTTTCCGGACGACGGCGCGGCGGCCCACGAACTGCTGCGGCACGCCGACAGCGCCATGTACGCCGTCAAGCGGGAGGGCCGGGGACAAATCAAGCCCTATCAGCCCGAGCAGGACCAGGCCACCGAACGCTTCCAGCACATCGCGCAGGCCATCGGTCAGGGCCACGCGCCGCAGCAGGACGGCTTTTATCTGCTGTATCAGCCTATTTATGACCTGCGCACCGGGCGCATCGTGAAAGCGGAGGCGCTGCTGCGCTGGACCCACGCCGAGCTGGGCCAGCTGTCACCAGCCGAATTCGTGCCGGTGGCTGAGCAGATTGGTCAGATGCCGCGCCTGGGCCTGTGGGTGCTGGAAGAGGCCTGCCACGAGGCCTGCCGCTGGCCGGCGGGTCTGCGGGTCAGCGTGAATGTGAGCGCCTACCAGCTGACACGCGCCGATTTCGCCGCGCAGGTCAGGGACATCCTGGCGCGCAGCGGCCTGAGCAGCGCTGCGCTGGAAATAGAACTGACCGAAACCGCGCAGCTGTACACCGATGAGCGCGTAGAACAGAATCTGGCCGCGCTGGACGAGCTGGGTGTCGCGCTGAGTATCGACGACTTCGGGGCCGGCTACGCCAACCTGACGCGGCTGCGCTCGCTGCAGCTTTCGGGCATCAAGCTGGACCGCTCGCTGACCGAGCATCTGCCCAGCGGCGACGAGTTCAGCCACCTGATTACCGAGGCGGTCAGCGCCCTGGCCTACCATTACAGCCTGGACCTGACGGCCGAGGGCCTCGAAACCCAGGAACACGTGGAGGTGGTCTACGAAATGGGCTGCTCGCTGGGGCAGGGCTTCGCACTTGCGCCGCCGCTCACAGCACCCGAACTGCACGCCATGTTCGCTCAGCCGCCGCGCCGGGTCGCCGCCGCAGCGCTCAAGTCCTGA
- a CDS encoding response regulator — translation MQDPITLLLADDHPVVRKGTRELLEAEADLRVLGEASSGAEVVALAAQLRPDIVLMDMSMPDMTGVEATRRIKAGQGRVSVLVLSSYDDDAYVFAALEAGAAGYLLKEASEDELLRAVRAVAAGESVLHPSIARKVMARFSAQAPAEMDLTEDLSPRELEVLRAAARGGSNKEIARALGISPRTVQVHLGNVFSKLNVGSRTEAVLAGIRRGWVDPREL, via the coding sequence ATGCAAGACCCCATCACCCTGCTGCTGGCCGACGACCATCCGGTGGTGCGCAAGGGCACCCGTGAGCTGCTGGAGGCGGAAGCGGACCTGCGCGTGCTGGGCGAGGCCAGCAGCGGCGCCGAGGTGGTGGCGCTGGCCGCGCAGCTGCGCCCCGACATCGTGCTGATGGACATGTCCATGCCCGATATGACCGGCGTGGAAGCCACCCGCCGCATCAAGGCCGGGCAGGGCCGCGTCTCGGTGCTGGTGCTGAGCAGCTACGACGACGACGCCTACGTGTTCGCCGCGCTGGAAGCGGGCGCGGCAGGCTACCTGCTCAAGGAAGCCAGCGAGGACGAACTGCTGCGGGCGGTGCGGGCGGTGGCGGCCGGCGAAAGTGTGCTGCACCCCAGCATCGCCCGCAAGGTGATGGCCCGCTTCAGTGCCCAGGCCCCGGCCGAGATGGACCTGACCGAGGACCTCAGCCCACGTGAGCTGGAAGTGCTGCGAGCAGCGGCACGCGGCGGCAGCAACAAAGAAATCGCCCGCGCCCTGGGCATCTCGCCGCGCACGGTGCAGGTCCACCTGGGCAACGTCTTTTCCAAGCTGAACGTGGGCAGCCGCACCGAAGCCGTGCTGGCCGGCATCCGCCGGGGTTGGGTGGACCCCCGGGAGCTGTAG
- a CDS encoding phosphatase PAP2 family protein, whose protein sequence is MTPDLWLAITNLGRDEVFIAVLALYTWLVGPQRARQLGVAFALSYLVNSALKYGLDVPRPFAAHPTAVSEAARATAGGPSFPSGHAQLGTTLWLGMAAQLRHPLFWGIAALLAGLIAYSRLALGVHFPADVLVGSGLGLGCAALAGTRRCVLPTADLWRWGFPAALLLACCLLPGGTPRELPAGLGMLAGFWAVQPGYTPPRRWNERVLVALLGLALVMGLYLALSALLPASWKAVAAVTALRYAALVLFAGTAVPYLLQRWLKPAAPAALQPALTL, encoded by the coding sequence ATGACCCCCGACCTTTGGCTGGCCATCACCAATCTGGGCCGCGACGAGGTATTTATCGCCGTGCTGGCCCTGTACACTTGGCTGGTTGGCCCACAGCGGGCGCGGCAGCTGGGCGTGGCCTTTGCCCTGTCGTATCTGGTCAATTCAGCCCTGAAGTACGGCCTGGATGTCCCCCGCCCCTTTGCCGCTCACCCCACGGCCGTCAGCGAGGCCGCCCGTGCCACCGCCGGCGGCCCCAGCTTTCCCAGTGGGCACGCACAGCTGGGCACCACCCTGTGGCTGGGCATGGCGGCGCAGCTGCGCCATCCGCTGTTCTGGGGTATAGCGGCACTGCTGGCAGGCCTTATCGCCTACTCACGGCTGGCCCTGGGCGTTCATTTCCCTGCCGACGTCCTGGTCGGCAGCGGCCTGGGCCTGGGCTGTGCGGCATTGGCCGGAACGCGGCGCTGCGTCCTACCCACCGCGGACCTCTGGCGCTGGGGCTTTCCGGCAGCGCTGCTGCTGGCCTGCTGCCTTCTTCCGGGCGGCACCCCCCGCGAACTTCCCGCCGGGCTGGGCATGCTGGCCGGGTTCTGGGCCGTGCAACCGGGCTACACACCGCCGCGCCGCTGGAACGAACGTGTCCTGGTGGCCCTGCTGGGACTGGCCCTGGTAATGGGGCTGTATCTGGCCCTTTCGGCGCTGCTGCCAGCCAGCTGGAAGGCCGTGGCAGCGGTGACCGCACTGCGTTACGCTGCCCTGGTCCTGTTCGCAGGCACCGCGGTCCCCTACCTGCTGCAGCGCTGGCTGAAGCCGGCCGCGCCTGCGGCGCTCCAGCCGGCCCTGACGCTCTGA
- a CDS encoding LysM peptidoglycan-binding domain-containing M23 family metallopeptidase, translating into MKQAAALTVLLLFSPALAASYTVQPGDTLWGIAQRSGTTVQALQSANGLSSAALEVGQVLQLPGGAAALAPAVPTVAASLPGVSVQAPARVKEGDPFVLRLSGEQAGRVRVRFPSELNEDVRRPNEWLSPVQLGGQWAVLGRVVLGQSAPVRYELELDGQSAAGQFPVGPLGQPVQNLNMPASIAAVLQDPRRAEETAAVEKAYELRGAPMWTEPFANAIASGRRSSGFGQPRRERAGAKINYHYGMDYSAPKGTRVQAVNLGRVVLAGNYPVRGGLVVIDHGAGLLSMYFHLSKIDVKPGQSVDRGQKIGEVGSTGYSTGPHLHLELRLRGEAVDPARWVGQQLP; encoded by the coding sequence ATGAAACAAGCCGCCGCCCTGACCGTCCTGCTGCTGTTCTCCCCTGCCCTGGCCGCCAGCTACACCGTGCAGCCTGGCGACACGCTGTGGGGTATTGCCCAGAGGAGCGGCACCACCGTGCAGGCCCTCCAGTCCGCCAATGGCCTGAGCAGCGCCGCGCTGGAAGTGGGTCAAGTGCTGCAGCTGCCCGGCGGAGCTGCCGCGCTGGCCCCCGCTGTGCCAACTGTCGCCGCCAGCCTGCCCGGCGTCAGCGTGCAGGCTCCGGCCCGCGTGAAGGAGGGCGACCCCTTTGTGCTGCGGCTGAGTGGCGAGCAGGCAGGCCGCGTGCGGGTGCGCTTTCCCTCGGAGCTGAATGAAGACGTGCGCCGCCCGAACGAGTGGCTCAGCCCGGTGCAGCTTGGCGGGCAGTGGGCCGTGCTGGGCCGGGTGGTGCTGGGACAAAGTGCGCCGGTCCGCTACGAACTGGAGCTGGACGGCCAGAGCGCGGCCGGGCAGTTCCCGGTAGGGCCGCTGGGCCAGCCGGTGCAGAACCTGAACATGCCCGCCAGCATCGCGGCTGTGCTACAAGACCCGCGCCGCGCCGAGGAGACGGCCGCCGTCGAAAAAGCCTACGAGCTGCGCGGCGCACCCATGTGGACCGAGCCATTCGCCAACGCCATCGCCAGCGGGCGGCGCTCGTCCGGCTTCGGGCAGCCCCGGCGCGAGCGGGCCGGCGCCAAGATCAACTACCACTACGGCATGGACTACTCGGCTCCCAAAGGCACCCGCGTGCAGGCCGTGAACCTGGGCCGGGTGGTGCTGGCCGGCAACTACCCGGTGCGCGGCGGTCTGGTGGTCATCGACCACGGCGCGGGGCTGCTCAGCATGTATTTTCACCTCTCCAAGATTGACGTGAAACCCGGCCAGAGCGTGGACCGGGGCCAGAAAATCGGCGAGGTCGGCTCCACCGGCTACTCCACCGGCCCGCACCTGCACCTGGAACTGCGCCTGCGCGGCGAGGCGGTGGACCCGGCACGCTGGGTGGGGCAGCAGCTGCCCTGA
- a CDS encoding DNA topoisomerase IB, protein MPSRTEALQDEYLRREGQEAGKFKYFYPDGKRYTDRAGLERIAALAVPPGYKDVYVSPDADTELQAFGRDTAGRLQYRYHADFVQGRALKKWRRLSRFAGTLADLRALTTADLRRAELPPRKVLALMTRLLHVAHFRVGSDTYARAHKTYGLSTLRQRHVSVEGTTVTFNFRGKHGIQQSKALVDRTLAANIEKLLELPGPHLFQTVEEGTRRRVKAAELNAYLREQIGPFTAKDFRTWGGTLLAAEFLAESGTVDTERGAKKVLVECVQTVAEDLGNTPAVTRAHYICPVIFDRYLEGKVLDDYEPRAGRTPAALEGLTRSEVALKRMLDSEQTIRTRARRA, encoded by the coding sequence ATGCCCAGCCGCACCGAAGCCCTGCAAGACGAGTACCTGCGCCGCGAAGGCCAGGAGGCCGGCAAGTTCAAGTATTTCTATCCAGACGGCAAGCGCTACACCGACAGGGCGGGCCTGGAGCGCATCGCCGCGCTGGCGGTGCCGCCCGGCTACAAGGACGTGTATGTCTCGCCCGACGCCGACACCGAGTTGCAGGCGTTTGGGCGCGACACGGCGGGGCGGCTGCAGTACCGCTATCACGCGGACTTCGTGCAGGGCCGGGCGCTGAAAAAGTGGCGGCGGCTCTCGCGCTTTGCCGGCACCCTGGCCGACCTGAGAGCACTCACCACCGCCGACCTGCGCCGCGCTGAGCTGCCCCCACGCAAGGTGCTGGCCCTGATGACCCGGCTGCTGCATGTGGCCCACTTCCGGGTGGGCAGCGACACCTACGCCCGCGCCCACAAGACCTACGGCCTCAGCACGCTGCGCCAGCGGCACGTGTCGGTCGAGGGCACCACCGTGACTTTCAATTTCAGGGGAAAGCACGGCATCCAGCAGAGCAAGGCGCTGGTGGACCGCACCCTGGCCGCCAACATCGAAAAGCTGCTGGAGCTGCCGGGGCCGCACCTGTTTCAGACGGTGGAAGAGGGCACCCGCCGCCGGGTCAAGGCCGCCGAGCTGAACGCCTATCTGCGGGAACAGATCGGCCCCTTTACCGCCAAGGATTTCCGCACCTGGGGCGGCACGCTGCTGGCCGCCGAATTCCTGGCCGAGTCCGGCACCGTGGACACCGAACGCGGCGCCAAAAAGGTGCTGGTGGAGTGCGTGCAGACGGTAGCGGAGGACCTCGGCAACACCCCGGCCGTGACCCGCGCCCACTACATCTGCCCGGTCATCTTCGACCGCTACCTGGAGGGCAAGGTGCTGGACGACTACGAGCCGCGCGCCGGCCGCACCCCGGCGGCGCTGGAAGGCCTGACCCGTTCCGAGGTGGCCCTCAAGCGCATGCTGGACTCCGAGCAGACCATCCGCACGCGGGCGCGCCGGGCGTAA
- the aat gene encoding leucyl/phenylalanyl-tRNA--protein transferase, whose protein sequence is MPTALQFLNHPDPVVAAVAAGYAQGGFLMDMDAGPQWFTVDTRALVPLTEDAGLHVSRRLRRKLGHFEVRRNAAYREVLEGCRGRLPGSPEREDGEWISGEMVELYEHLHAAGLAHSFEVWQGGELAGGVMGLALGGVFFAESKFHRVTDASKVALVRLAQHLHAQGFTVLDAQIQNDHIARLGVYEISGAEFAAMLPAALAIDAEF, encoded by the coding sequence ATGCCTACCGCACTGCAGTTTCTGAATCACCCCGATCCCGTGGTGGCCGCGGTGGCGGCCGGCTACGCGCAGGGCGGCTTCCTGATGGATATGGACGCCGGGCCTCAGTGGTTCACGGTGGACACCCGCGCCCTGGTTCCGCTGACCGAAGACGCGGGCCTGCACGTGTCCCGGCGGCTGCGGCGCAAGCTGGGCCACTTCGAGGTCAGGCGCAACGCGGCCTACCGCGAGGTGCTTGAAGGCTGCCGGGGCCGGCTGCCGGGCAGCCCCGAACGGGAAGACGGCGAGTGGATCAGTGGTGAGATGGTCGAGCTGTACGAACACCTGCACGCGGCGGGCCTGGCGCATTCCTTTGAGGTCTGGCAAGGCGGCGAGCTGGCCGGCGGCGTGATGGGCCTGGCCCTGGGCGGAGTGTTCTTTGCCGAAAGCAAGTTCCACCGCGTCACTGACGCTTCCAAAGTGGCCCTGGTCCGGCTGGCCCAGCACCTGCACGCGCAGGGCTTCACGGTGCTGGACGCCCAGATTCAAAACGACCACATTGCCCGGCTGGGAGTGTACGAAATCTCCGGCGCGGAGTTCGCAGCCATGCTGCCAGCGGCCCTGGCGATAGACGCGGAGTTCTGA
- a CDS encoding GAF domain-containing protein, producing MADLPPQLLEQTSVAAFAAALAEWACQWAEAHGAAVWVQGSGGLERRAENGHGLTLAGGELVRPGLSRPQEEGLLCALPFGLAPYAYGVLEVVAGRSGLTQEWPALAHTLGLALEATQSRERQAGRGRAAAAVDRLVRRTHGSLDHEQILASVAEVAAQALGFRRAFAGLLEGPPGERGYSLLQEIWSTGFGEGAPAPRQLGVGPVSYAALMERGEVIRYHAAQDADTPLGRGLADLNPQVALLAPLRVRGEPLGLLYADSDRDSLAPGDEALLLELAEQAGLALGSARRFAAETRQRQGESVLRELGLALAGSLRLSDTLAELLSRTAALFGADAAALYTPEPGGRTLGIHSALNLPSDWVLRVRVRPGTGLSGQVFATGVRAECRDFPAAGLGGGSRYTRALLAAGEYPFRGVLALPLTTRRGPFGVLTLYYHALLPLDGTDLKLADALSVQAALAIENALLYGEGQEREREAATLLDISQRLDAGLTRHDLERLLGTLLPALHAGRGMLWIDGVGAAALGLPLAPPADLEELTGQLGRGPRPLPRRWVQPGAGSALLAPLRLGNEVLGWLYADDPGQDPPPQATLRLARRLCDHLADRLGRQRLAAALARSEAGYRQLAESSHDPILTTDPSGQILYANPAARTLLAGHAGAALPPGAALSDWVGRASEGSRHDHWAAVNHWQALWRQVQALHPGQAPLRAETTLAGRRLELQLGPLSGSQGGILVMARDLSEHYRLLGQISQRGQELAAASARRDELRTFLALFTQAQEEERRRISRELHDETAQLLVAARRRLLRLEKQAPQAAPDILALAEELSSITAGVRRFARHLRPSVLDDLGLLPALEWLCSQARTPTRLEVSGEEVRLSPAQEVTLFRLVGEALANVDKHAGAGSAAVRVTFGPAGLQTTVSDDGKGFDPAAAGALAAQGHLGLLGLRERAQLAGGRLELDSRPGEGTQVRIWLPV from the coding sequence GTGGCTGACCTGCCGCCCCAGCTGCTGGAACAGACCAGTGTGGCCGCTTTTGCCGCTGCGCTGGCCGAATGGGCCTGTCAGTGGGCGGAGGCGCACGGAGCAGCGGTCTGGGTTCAGGGAAGCGGCGGGCTGGAACGCCGCGCCGAGAACGGACACGGCCTGACCCTGGCCGGCGGCGAACTGGTCCGGCCTGGCCTGAGCCGCCCCCAGGAGGAAGGCCTGCTGTGCGCGCTGCCGTTCGGACTGGCACCCTACGCTTATGGGGTGCTGGAGGTGGTGGCGGGCCGCAGCGGCCTGACCCAGGAGTGGCCGGCGCTGGCGCACACGCTGGGGCTGGCGCTGGAAGCCACCCAATCGCGTGAGCGCCAGGCCGGACGGGGGCGGGCCGCTGCGGCGGTAGACCGCCTGGTCCGGCGCACCCACGGTAGCCTGGACCACGAACAGATTCTGGCCTCGGTGGCCGAGGTGGCCGCGCAGGCGCTGGGGTTCCGGCGGGCCTTTGCCGGACTGCTGGAAGGCCCCCCCGGTGAGCGCGGCTACAGCCTGCTCCAGGAAATCTGGAGCACCGGCTTCGGGGAAGGGGCTCCCGCCCCCCGCCAGCTTGGTGTGGGGCCAGTCAGCTACGCGGCGCTGATGGAGCGCGGCGAGGTGATTCGCTATCACGCCGCCCAGGACGCCGATACCCCGCTGGGCCGGGGCCTGGCCGACCTGAATCCGCAGGTCGCCCTATTGGCCCCGCTGCGGGTACGCGGCGAACCGCTGGGGCTGCTGTACGCCGACTCGGACAGGGACTCCCTGGCCCCCGGCGACGAGGCGCTGCTGCTGGAACTGGCCGAGCAGGCCGGGCTGGCCCTGGGCAGTGCCCGGCGCTTCGCCGCCGAAACCCGCCAGCGCCAGGGCGAAAGCGTGCTGCGCGAACTGGGCCTGGCCCTGGCTGGAAGCCTGCGCCTGAGCGACACTCTGGCCGAACTGCTTTCGCGCACGGCGGCACTGTTCGGAGCCGACGCGGCAGCCCTGTACACCCCCGAGCCGGGTGGCCGCACGCTGGGCATCCACTCGGCGCTGAACCTGCCCAGCGACTGGGTGCTGCGCGTGCGGGTCCGCCCCGGCACCGGCCTGAGCGGGCAAGTGTTCGCCACAGGCGTGCGGGCCGAGTGCCGCGACTTTCCCGCTGCGGGCCTGGGCGGGGGCAGCCGCTACACGCGCGCCCTGCTGGCGGCCGGTGAGTACCCGTTCCGGGGCGTGCTGGCCCTGCCGCTCACCACGCGGCGGGGGCCGTTTGGAGTGCTCACGCTGTACTACCATGCACTGCTCCCGCTGGACGGCACCGACCTGAAGCTGGCCGATGCGCTGAGCGTGCAGGCCGCACTGGCCATCGAAAATGCCCTGCTGTACGGCGAGGGCCAGGAGCGCGAGCGTGAGGCTGCCACCCTGCTGGACATCTCGCAGCGGCTGGACGCGGGCCTGACCCGCCATGACCTCGAACGGCTGCTGGGCACGCTACTGCCTGCCCTGCACGCTGGGCGCGGCATGCTGTGGATAGACGGGGTGGGAGCCGCCGCCCTGGGGCTGCCGCTGGCCCCACCCGCCGACCTGGAGGAACTGACCGGGCAACTGGGGCGTGGTCCCCGCCCGCTGCCGCGCCGCTGGGTGCAGCCGGGGGCCGGCAGCGCCCTGCTGGCCCCGCTGCGGCTCGGGAACGAGGTGCTGGGCTGGCTGTACGCCGACGACCCCGGGCAGGACCCGCCCCCGCAGGCCACCTTGCGCCTGGCCCGGCGGCTGTGTGACCACCTGGCCGACCGCCTGGGCCGGCAGCGGCTGGCGGCGGCGCTCGCCCGTTCGGAAGCCGGCTACCGGCAGCTGGCCGAAAGCAGCCACGACCCCATCCTGACCACCGACCCCAGCGGACAGATTCTGTATGCCAACCCCGCCGCCCGCACCTTGCTGGCTGGGCATGCGGGCGCCGCCTTGCCCCCCGGCGCGGCCCTGAGCGACTGGGTCGGCCGGGCCAGCGAGGGCAGCAGGCACGACCACTGGGCCGCCGTGAACCACTGGCAGGCCCTGTGGCGCCAGGTTCAGGCCCTCCATCCCGGACAAGCCCCACTGCGCGCCGAAACCACGCTGGCCGGGCGGCGACTGGAGCTGCAGCTGGGGCCGCTGTCGGGCAGCCAGGGCGGCATTCTGGTCATGGCCCGCGACCTCAGCGAGCATTACCGGCTGCTGGGGCAGATTTCGCAGCGCGGGCAGGAGCTGGCCGCCGCCTCCGCCCGCCGCGACGAGCTGCGGACCTTCCTGGCCCTCTTTACCCAGGCGCAGGAAGAAGAGCGCCGCCGTATTTCCCGCGAGCTGCACGATGAAACCGCCCAGCTGCTGGTCGCGGCACGCCGCCGGCTGCTGCGCCTGGAAAAGCAGGCCCCACAGGCCGCCCCCGACATCCTGGCCCTCGCGGAAGAACTGAGCAGCATCACCGCCGGGGTGCGCCGCTTTGCCCGGCACCTGCGCCCCAGTGTGCTGGACGACCTGGGCCTGCTGCCCGCGCTGGAGTGGCTGTGCTCACAGGCCCGCACGCCCACCCGGCTGGAGGTCAGCGGCGAGGAAGTGCGCCTTAGCCCCGCCCAGGAGGTCACGCTGTTCCGGCTGGTAGGCGAAGCGCTGGCCAACGTGGACAAGCACGCCGGGGCAGGCTCGGCCGCCGTGCGGGTGACTTTTGGCCCCGCCGGCCTGCAAACCACGGTCAGCGACGACGGCAAAGGGTTTGACCCCGCCGCTGCCGGTGCACTCGCCGCCCAGGGCCACCTGGGACTGCTGGGCCTACGCGAACGCGCCCAGCTGGCCGGCGGACGCCTCGAACTGGACAGCCGCCCTGGCGAGGGGACACAGGTCCGCATCTGGTTGCCGGTCTGA